gcagcagatcaCATGCGTTCGTGATGGACATCACGTGGCCTTCGTTTCAATGCAGATCGCAGCCTCGCGGGAGAGATGTCGATGATTCCCGATCCTCCCCACATTTGTTGACCTTGCCACCCGCGCGTTCTCACTCAATTTTGTTTCAACTAGATTAGATGATAAACTGCGCGTTGCTGAAAAACCATGTGTTAATATAAAtgtataaatatatatttaaaattaactaactctaatggaaaaaatataaagtgttcttgttttacatttaaaacaattaaatttaagaagtactccctccgatcctaaattgttgtcgaaatattgcatgtatgtagacgttttttttaaaatagatacatttatatttggataaatttgagtcaagaatttaggatcagagaaaGTACGTGACAAAATAATGTATATAAAgggaacaatttttttaaaaaagaagacaTGATTAAATTGATGTCACGGTTGGAATTGATAGATTaatgaaaaaatataaatgaatacatgcatggcttgaAAAAATGCCATGCATGATTTGATGAGGTGGCATGGTTTCCATGACAAAATTATGTATAAAGAGAGATGCATTTTCCCCAaaaaattaatactcccttcgtcctgAAATAGAggcttatttcaggacggagcGATGAGGTGATATGTTTGAATTGATAACTAAATGCATAAATTGtaaatgaatacatgcatgacTTGAAAATATACAAATTCGCGTCAATTATTTCAGGATGAAGTGAGTACATGAATTAATTGATGAGGTGACATGTTTGAATTGATAATTAAATGCAAAAATTGtaaatgaatacatgcatggcttgaaaaaagaaagtcaTGCATGACTTGATGAGATGGCATGGTTTGCATGGCAAAGTGGTGGAcctgatgatgtggcatgcttgcatgttgagaggaGTAGGTAGAGGAAGGCGTCTGGGTAGTCAAGGGAAATTCCCGGAAGGCATGCGCATAGCGTTCCCGTAGTTGAAACCGAACCCTGCCTAAAATTCGAATGCTTCCAAAGTTGGTTGCAGCCGCTCGCGCCAAAGGAGCCCGGTTTGGTTCCCGTGAGAGCCCTGGTGTCCAAATCTGGTCGGACTGGACTCGGACTACACGCTGGAATGGTGTAGGCGACGGCGTGTAGCGCGAAGAACTCCGTGCAGCTTAGCGTCACCGTCAAGCAACGCAGTAATACAAGACAAATGAGCGATGCTGGGATTCGGGTACGATACTTTGCAATAAACGCGCCAGGGCGGCAGTTGACGCGAAAATTACTCGAAGTAGTAGTACTGATCATGTGAGTGCAATGGAAGGAAACACGGCTGCAATTTGAGCTTATAGTGCGGCGCGATCTACGTTCGTACAGCAAAGTGGATATCGTGCTGTCGATGACAGCAAATGGGTTCCCTGCCGCACAAAAATCTTCTAAAGAATGactagctaaatgtccgtATCgctaaaaaagaagaagctaaaTGTCCGTAAATCGCTAATGTTCTTTCTTTATCGTCGCGAGTTGATTAAATATTTTTGCCATCATAACTCTCTAATTTTACGTATAGAATAATAAATTTCTCAAAATATACATCGGACAAATCAAATAATGGAAAAAAAGATCGTGATACGACACTATATACAGTGCTGATAATTTTCTAGCAACTTAAGAGGTGATCTCAAGTTCTCAACGAGGGTGAGCAGACTGTCGCTAATTCAAATCTTTctaaaagtaaaaataaaaacaagggGAAAATAGAGAGAGCTCGGCAACTTTCCCTAGCTGGCTGCATTACTGCCGTGAAACGTGGAGCTAGAAACCTTCTCAAGGCTACATACTTCACTTGAAATGTGGTATAGTaagaattactccctccagtTCTACTCCAGATCAGCACAAAAGATCCGCTTACAAAAGGTTGAAATGTGGCCCTTGTCTGATTAGGGGCTTTCTTGTCGAAGACGATGCCATTTCTGTGTTCCCACAGCATCCAGCTAACAAGCGTGACAACAGTAGCCAAATCTAATCTTAGGATTTTGAAAATGTGCCTTCTATACCGAACCAGAGGAAGTACTGGCGTCAAGGAACGGGGTCCATTAATGTTCAGTGAACTTGGTTAAAAACTATCATCTCTAGTACAACTATAACCTATGGCATACGAATGTGAGACAGTATAGATAATTGACAGAGATTTTACAACCTCTGACTGAACAAGTTCAATCGGCAGAGCGATGGAACCGGGGTTTTATTTGTCCAAAACTATAAAACTATGAAAATCGAGCTGGTCAATCTGATTCTAGATGGGGAAAGTTAACGTATGCCAGGAATATGCAACAGACTTGTTTTTGAAGGACAAAGTTTCTATCCAGATGTTCTCCCATCTTTCTTTCACCTTAAGGCAGCACAAATTGGACTCAGCCTTCAAGCATTGCCTTGGCTGCATCAATCAGCGCAGGTCTGAATCCATCAGATGCTCGACCAAGGACGGTATAGCCTTCCTTATCCTCAATGTCAACATCAGCACCATGTCTAATTAGCAAAAGGGCAACCTAGAAAGAGATTATAAGACAATAATCAGTAAAATGATCAACCCACATCCATTTACTAAATAATAGGATAATCGATCAAAGTATGTGGCGATTTTTGGAACATGTCAGGATTATTCCTTGACTTTTGGATGCCGATGGTCCACAAATGATGACCTAAGAAGTCTACACAGTTCAACATCAAGTCGGTGGAAAATACCAACATTCTTGTCATGGATTTGAACTATGACATAAGTAGGCAATCAAGGTGTATCTTACCATGCAACACATACaaataaatacaaaaaaaGCATGAAGTCTGGAATGATTTGAAAGAGCATCAGATAATCTATGAATATCAATGAGGTGGTGCGAGAAAGTAAAATAAATTATGTAATTACCCCTTTGTCCTCGCATATAACAGCATGCATTAGAGGTGATTGTCCAATCTTGTCAACTGCATCAACATCTGCCCCTTCCTCAATCAGGTATTCACAAAGCTCAGCATTTCCAGTACTTGCAGCTCTATGTAAAGGTGTGCAGCCAAACTGACAAAAAACAGTTAACATTCACATGTCTGCCAAAAACTTCAAATGCGGTGCTTGAAGATGTATAAAATTGTGGAGCAGACATATTTCATGGAAACTAATGTGCCTGAACATTAAGACTTGAAATTTGAGTTAGCATTCGTAGATATAGATGGATGTCTACAGAATAGTCACCTTCTATGCCCAAATAGGATTCCACAGAGCATTAGTACATATAGATGGATATGTACACAATagttctcgcaaaaaaaaagatggataTGTACACAATAGTCACCTTTTATTTTCAAACAGAATTTAGAGGACAGGAATATTTTTTCTGAAGTGTCCACAAGAAAACACTTCTAGTGTAAAACATTCAGTTTTAGTTTATTTTCACTGACCACCTTTATGTTTATAGTCATACCACACCCTTCCATATATATAACATTTCATTCTCTTTATGGGTTTGAATCTTCACAGCCAACCATGAGCACAGAAGTATACAAGAAACTCAGATTCAAATGATCATTGGAAGTTCACAAACCTTATCTTTCTTGTTGACATTTGCACGATGAGCTATCAGTGTCTCAGCAATGTTAAGCCGCCCTTTACTAGCAGCATAATGAAGAGCAGTTCGGCCAGCATCAGTAGTCAAGTCAACATCTGCCCCTGGTATAATAAATTCATTCATAATTATGTCAGTTAGCATGAAATTACAAAATGATCAAGCTTAGACTGGTATGTAAGATTCAACCAGAGAAATCAAGCTTAGACTCATATAAGCAGGGCAGCTGTTAGAACGCACATGAAAACACAACACACAAACAGGCAAGAAAGACCAACAAAACTAGCTTGGGTTCTTCAATTCTGAACATAAAAGAAATCGGGCGCTTATGGTTGCCTTACACAAGGGATTTTCAAACAAAAACTGAGACCTAGACAGGCCAATGTGCTCTGCAGTACCACAGCCTGCAGGGAAGTTCACTTCTCCAAAGGGTAAGAGTTCACTAGTGAACTTATTCAGAAATTAACAAGTAACACTCCTCGCTAAATCAATCCTATTCTTGGCATGAATGTCAGCTCTGCATTTTCTTGCAAGATATACAGACTGTAGCAGCATATGATAGAACAAGTACTGAATAATAATCAAGAACAGGACATCAGCAACCTGCAGAGATATTCAATTATTCATGACAAATTTTGCCTCAGAGAAAAATAAGAAGCACATAAATAATAAGCTCACAGCACTACCAAAGAGCAACAttagtttgaaatt
This is a stretch of genomic DNA from Brachypodium distachyon strain Bd21 chromosome 1, Brachypodium_distachyon_v3.0, whole genome shotgun sequence. It encodes these proteins:
- the LOC100820844 gene encoding 26S proteasome non-ATPase regulatory subunit 10, translating into MAEAMEVDALAGGGERPSDKELFLAAESGDAAPFSSRDPASLAAALSLRNEDGRSLLHVAAASGHPKVVTALVSAGGDAAASALNGKDEEGWAPIHSVASSGNAQILEILLDHGADVDLTTDAGRTALHYAASKGRLNIAETLIAHRANVNKKDKFGCTPLHRAASTGNAELCEYLIEEGADVDAVDKIGQSPLMHAVICEDKGVALLLIRHGADVDIEDKEGYTVLGRASDGFRPALIDAAKAMLEG